In the Parasteatoda tepidariorum isolate YZ-2023 chromosome 3, CAS_Ptep_4.0, whole genome shotgun sequence genome, one interval contains:
- the LOC122270558 gene encoding ATP-dependent DNA helicase PIF1-like — MAHKHSLEALNRTLKDIKNNDKLFGGTLLLLSGDFRQTLPVIPRSTYADEINACLKSSPLWYNVEKVQLTVNMRVQMLQDPSAETFSKQLLDIGDGKVTKDETGCIKLPEDFCTIIDSKDALINLIFPDLHTQYINHEWLAERAILAAKNVDVNELNLKIQQLLPGNMVTYKSVDAVCDPMEAAYFPTEFLNSLDLPGMPPHNLVLKVGSPVILLRNLNPPQLCNGTRLVVKKLMNNVIEVIILNGKFRGESVLLPRIPIIPTDVPIQFKRIQFPIRLAFAMTINKSQGQTMSVCGLDLSTPCFSHGQLYVACSRVGKPSSLFVLAKDGMTKNIVHSIALRD; from the coding sequence ATGGCACACAAACATTCGCTTGAGGCGTTGAATAGGACATTGAAAGATATAAAGAACAATGACAAATTATTTGGCGGCACTCTGCTACTCCTTTCAGGTGATTTCAGGCAAACACTTCCCGTCATTCCGCGTTCAACGTACGCTGATGAGATCAATGCTTGCTTGAAATCATCTCCACTGTGGTATAATGTTGAAAAAGTTCAACTAACAGTAAATATGCGAGTCCAAATGCTTCAGGATCCATCTGCTGAAACATTCTCAAAACAATTGCTAGATATCGGTGATGGAAAAGTTACCAAGGATGAGACAGGATGCATAAAATTACCGGAGGATTTCTGCACAATCATTGATTCAAAAGATGCTCTCATTAACCTTATATTTCCCGATTTACACACGCAATACATTAATCATGAGTGGCTTGCAGAAAGGGCGATTTTAGCAGCAAAAAATGTGGACGTCAACGAATTGAATCTGAAAATACAACAGTTATTGCCAGGTAACATGGTGACATACAAATCCGTTGATGCAGTTTGCGATCCTATGGAAGCTGCATATTTTCCAacagagtttttaaattcattggatTTACCAGGCATGCCACCGCATAATTTAGTACTTAAAGTTGGATCTCCTGTTATTTTGCTTCGTAATTTGAACCCACCACAGCTGTGCAACGGCACGCGATTggtcgttaaaaaattaatgaacaacgttatcgaagtcattattttaaatggaaaattccGGGGTGAAAGTGTATTACTTCCACGAATCCCTATTATACCCACAGATGTGCCAATTCAATTTAAACGCATTCAATTCCCCATTAGATTGGCATTTGCAATGACTATTAATAAATCTCAAGGCCAAACAATGTCTGTTTGTGGCTTAGATTTGAGCACACCATGTTTTTCACACGGACAATTATACGTGGCATGCTCTCGAGTGGGTAAACCATCCAGTTTATTTGTGTTAGCAAAAGAcggaatgacaaaaaatattgtacactcCATTGCACTAAGAGATTAA